A stretch of DNA from Brevibacillus ruminantium:
CTTCGAGGAGCACAGAACGAATGGCCGCCACGTAATCTTTTGCCACCTCTGCTTCTGTAGAGGCATCGTTTTCGATTCGCTTCTCGACTTCGCGAATACCACGGAGGCTCTTCTTGATTCCTGTCTTGAGCTTGCGGTCTAAATCGACAACAGGCTTTGCAATGTCCTTTAGATAGTGGTATTGGCAGTATTGGTACGGCACGTCCGGCAGTAACGATTCCATGGCCATTCGGATGGATTGTTGACCATCCGTAACGATCCCGATGATGGGAAATCCCAGTTCGATAACAGGCAGGATGAGTTTCTTAAGTTCTTCTGCGGAGCTACTCTTTAGATTTTGTGCAGACAGGATCGTTCCGCTGAATACTTCTCGTATGACATAGAGCGTCTCATTGCCTTTCTCGGGCTGAACACCGTCCATGGAAATCATGATACCGCCACGGTCCTGAACAACTTGCTTGAGTGCTTGCTTGACGTGATCCGTCACGCTAGCGCGGAGCAAGGTAAGATAACGTTCGTACAACCGCTGAGAATTGCGTTCTGACGTGGTTACCCCGCGCTGATTCAACGTTTCCGTAATTTCGCCGATTGTCATATGTTGCTTAAACCGAAGCTGACCAACCAACGCTAGCACGTCAAAACCGTAGGAAGTGTGTTTCATGCTGAGAAGCTCAGCTTCAGCGGATTTGTAATAGGTTCTGGGGTATGAGCAATCTGCGTTGCTGCAAGCATAAGCCATACTCCAAGCTTGGATAACACCGGCAAGTGTGATGACATTCTTTTTCCATGCGGTATGATGTCGCCTGAGTTTCGTGCCACAGTGCGGGCAATGCTGTATCTCTGGCCGAAAGTATATTTTCTTTTCAGGAATGACACGATTCTTGGGTAAAGGCATGAGAAGACCTCCGTCAAATAGGCTAATGACTAACTTCGACAGAGGTCTTGGAAATCCTTGTTAGTTAATTGGTCAGTCGTAGAAAAAAAAGAACAGGCATTATCCTGTAACAGTTTACGAATGGTACTATCGATCAAATAAAATATTTCAAAGTATGATAAGAGTGGGGCTGAAAATCGCCGAATGAACAGTTATAGAAACAATAAATCGCAAATTACTGTTTTTTGCGATGCTTCATGCGATGCTTCAAATAACTCGATTGGTTTGGGCGTGATTGTCGTAGGTATGAGCAAGCATATCGCTGTTTCCGAACTAAAACAGGTAGCCGCTTCTGATCCTTTATTCGGTGAATTGTTGGCAATTGAGTTTAGTATTAAGAGCCTGTCAGAACTTCTCGAATCCAATACTTTTGCTGTAGATAACTTGGAAAGGGCTATAATTTATTCCGACTGCGACATAATAAAACGTTTGCTTTCCAAAACCTTATTATCCAAATCCGTGTACACAGAGTTAATCGATGAAATTATCAATCTACTTCAAAAATTAACTTCTACTTATAAGAACACTGCCTTTAGCGTGAAATACATTGGGGCTAGGAGAAAATTTGCATACTATAAAGCCGCCCATGCCGCGGCGAGGAAGGTACTTGGGAAGGAATAGAGTAAGTTAGCTATTTGGACAGCAATTGCCAATAAATAAATTGCCATCAAAAATAAAAAGGCACAAAAAAACGCTGCTACGGCAAATGAACTGCACCCCATTTGTTAGACATATCTAACATTTGGAGGTGCAGTTTTTCTATGGCCAAATTTACAGCTGACGATAAATTGTCGGCGGCTCTACGCTATTTAGATGGTACAGAGAGTTATGAATCGATTGCTACGACCCTGGGTACAACAGAAAGCGTCGTTCGAAATTGGGTGAAGCAATACGAGCACAATGGTGTAGAAGCATTTAGAAAATCCTATACAAGCTACTCCGCCCAATTTAAACTAGACGTACTCAATTATATGAATCATTTTGGGACGTCTCCGAATGAAACTGCTGCCATTTTCCAAATCACCTCTCCTGCTTTAATCCGGAAATGGAGAATACAATTTCATTCACTCGGAATAGACGCCCTACAATCGAAGAAAAAGGGGCGTCCAACCATGAAAAAAGAAACTAAAAAGGGGATACCTGTTGAGGGCTCAGTCGAGGCATTACGGGAAGAAGTAGAGCGTTTACGCATGGAGAATGCTTACCTAAAAAAGTTGAATGCCTTAGTTCAAAGCAAGGAAAAATTACAAAGCAAGACAAAGCGCAAGTAGTATTTGAGCTAAGGACAGAATTCCCTGTAAAAGCTTTACTGAAATTCGCTGGCATTCCACGCAGTACCTACTATTACTATGTGAAAATGAACAATCGTCCAGATAAACATGCTGAATTAAAAGCAGTGATTCAGGTCATTTACCATGAACATAAAGGGCGCTACGGGTACCGCCGTATTACGCATGAACTGAGGATTCTGGGGTATCTGGTAAATCATAAAAAAGTTCAGAGATTAATGAACAAGTTAGGTTTAAAAAGCATAGTTCGGATGAAAAAATATCGCTCGTATAAAGGGAAAGTTGGCAAGACAGCACCGAATCTATTGAACCGAGATTTCCATGCAGAAAAGCCAAACGAGAAGTGGGTAACAGATATAACTGAGTTTAAGTTATTTGGTGAAAAGCTCTATTTATCACCAATGTTAGATTTGTATAACGGAGAAATTATCGCTTATACCGTTGATACAAGACCAAGATATTCTCTTGTGTCTAAAATGTTGGAACAAGCATGTCGACGATTAACCGCTACAGACAGATTGATGATTCACTCGGATCAAGGTTGGCATTACCAGATGAACCAATACCGACAGGTATTGAAAGACAATAACATCACCCAGAGCATGTCGCGAAAAGGAAACTGTTATGACAACGCTGTGATGGAGAGTTTCTTTGGAACTTTAAAATCGGAATTCTTATATACGCAAGAGTTTGAAAGTGTGGAACAATTTAAACGAGAGTTAGCAAAATACATCGATTACTATAACAACAAGCGAATCAAGACAAAATTAAAAGGTCTGAGTCCAGTGCAATACCGAACTCAAACCTTGCGCACTGCTTAATAAAAACTGTCTAACTTTTTGGGGTCACTTCACAAAACGCACAGCGTTTTTGTCATTATTTCAAGTGGTCAAGAGGCATATAGCCTTTTTCTCCGCTGGATGTTCCTGACGTTACTTTGACCATTGCCCGCCCATTAAGGAAATTCGTTTCAAGCACGAGAACTGTGGTTCCTTCCTGTATCGGAATGACTTCTCCAGACGACATAAATCGTTTCAGAGCGTCAACGTCGAATCTAGCCATAATTTTCATTCCTGCTTCATATGCCTGTTCTGACGGCGCTACATAACTTAGGCTTTTTGTTTCCCTCTCATCCTCAAGTAGGATTGCCGTTGGACTTGATGTCTTTTGTCGTTTCGGAAGAAAGTTATTGCCTGTTTTGTTTATCATGTTGATTTACTATTTCTGCATCTTCCTGCATTTTAGCGACAAAAGAGGGATTTTCTTTCGTAAATTTACTGTTCTGGCTACTTAGCCATTCATAATACTCCTTGAGTTGCTTATCGTTCATGATTTCATCGTATTGTTCCTGCTCCATTTGTTTTTCGATGGTTCTGTCCTTTTCGTTATCCATCGGATCAAGTACAATATACCAATTGCCTTTTACCCTTTTCAAACCATAGGGCGATTTGATGTAAAACTCCCCTTTAGCTTCCGAAAAAGTAAGTTTTGCGGCAACACCCACGACAGCAACGCTTCCAGTTATTTTTGTTCCAAATATTTTTTCTACAGAGACTGATGCTGGATTATGATATATCAGCTTTAAATCGTCTACGGAAGTGGTTTTTTTAGAAATATCAAACAAAAGGGAATGAGCATTTTCATATTGGCGTAGGTTTATAAAATTGAAGTACTTCCTTATGACTTCTTCCGGCGGTTCAATAGCTGGTATTGAATCGTCTTCAACGTTAGCTTGTTCCGCCGCGACATTTATGGGGTTTTTATCAGTCTCGAAACTTTTGTTGATTGAAGTCATTATGCCTACGGCGATTAAAACGCAGAAACAGATAACAACGACTTTTTGAATCCTTCCATACAATGTAACCACTCCTCGGATATAAACTAACCTTATAGATATATCGGAAGTTGCCAATCTTCGTTTGATATTTAAAAATACAATTTTAACTAAAAACTGTATTCAACGCCTGATGTCTCGTGTTCGATTCATTGCCTACACTTTTTCTTAAAGAGGTGGGGTAATGGACGAAATTGCTAAACAGGTTGGTTTACGGATTCGCGAACTAAGAAAGGCAAGAGGTCTTTCGCAAGAAGCGCTAGGGGAAAAGGGGGGGTTTCACTATTCCTACATCGGTCAAATTGAGCGCGGCGAGAAAAACATATCTCTTCAAAATATAGCTAAGATTGCCGAAGCCTTAGAGGTCGGCATACATCAGTTGTTCAGCTTCTCTTATCAACTTGAATCGTTAACCGAATCGGAGCAGACAATTAAAGAAATATTGACGATTCTTAAAAAAATAAAACCGGATCAGCTTGTTAAGGTTCGGAATGTCTTGATCGAAATCTTCGATGATTCGAACTGAGTTCGTGCGTACATGCCATTTCAGAAAATTTGGTACGGAGTAAACAAGGGATACGCTTGTGCAGAACTTTATTTGATGTTCATTCGGCACTGGGTGGGGCCTCTGGAAAATAAAA
This window harbors:
- a CDS encoding transposase, coding for MKHTSYGFDVLALVGQLRFKQHMTIGEITETLNQRGVTTSERNSQRLYERYLTLLRASVTDHVKQALKQVVQDRGGIMISMDGVQPEKGNETLYVIREVFSGTILSAQNLKSSSAEELKKLILPVIELGFPIIGIVTDGQQSIRMAMESLLPDVPYQYCQYHYLKDIAKPVVDLDRKLKTGIKKSLRGIREVEKRIENDASTEAEVAKDYVAAIRSVLLEDGNPPLDLPGIRVYENARAIQASLERCLSKKGALSAQKPNQNFR
- a CDS encoding ribonuclease H family protein, whose translation is MNSYRNNKSQITVFCDASCDASNNSIGLGVIVVGMSKHIAVSELKQVAASDPLFGELLAIEFSIKSLSELLESNTFAVDNLERAIIYSDCDIIKRLLSKTLLSKSVYTELIDEIINLLQKLTSTYKNTAFSVKYIGARRKFAYYKAAHAAARKVLGKE
- a CDS encoding IS3 family transposase (programmed frameshift), which gives rise to MAKFTADDKLSAALRYLDGTESYESIATTLGTTESVVRNWVKQYEHNGVEAFRKSYTSYSAQFKLDVLNYMNHFGTSPNETAAIFQITSPALIRKWRIQFHSLGIDALQSKKKGRPTMKKETKKGIPVEGSVEALREEVERLRMENAYPKKVECLSSKQGKITKQDKAQVVFELRTEFPVKALLKFAGIPRSTYYYYVKMNNRPDKHAELKAVIQVIYHEHKGRYGYRRITHELRILGYLVNHKKVQRLMNKLGLKSIVRMKKYRSYKGKVGKTAPNLLNRDFHAEKPNEKWVTDITEFKLFGEKLYLSPMLDLYNGEIIAYTVDTRPRYSLVSKMLEQACRRLTATDRLMIHSDQGWHYQMNQYRQVLKDNNITQSMSRKGNCYDNAVMESFFGTLKSEFLYTQEFESVEQFKRELAKYIDYYNNKRIKTKLKGLSPVQYRTQTLRTA
- a CDS encoding helix-turn-helix domain-containing protein; this encodes MDEIAKQVGLRIRELRKARGLSQEALGEKGGFHYSYIGQIERGEKNISLQNIAKIAEALEVGIHQLFSFSYQLESLTESEQTIKEILTILKKIKPDQLVKVRNVLIEIFDDSN